The Trypanosoma brucei brucei TREU927 chromosome 2, complete sequence genome has a window encoding:
- a CDS encoding small nuclear ribonucleoprotein SmD2 (identical to GP:9837176: Sm-D2 {Trypanosoma brucei} PMID:10900267) produces MSGEEPTKLQRTESGARVIKTKEFLRTSVAEGPFCLLDSAVKNGTRVFIQSRYNKSLVATVVAFDKHFNLVLRDAVELTMVNNEQKERSIRNMFLRGASVVFIVRLPQSTV; encoded by the coding sequence ATGTCTGGTGAGGAACCCACTAAATTGCAGCGAACAGAGTCTGGTGCGAGGGTGATCAAAACCAAAGAATTTCTTCGTACCAGCGTCGCCGAGGGCCCTTTCTGTCTCCTCGACAGTGCTGTGAAGAATGGAACACGCGTGTTCATCCAGTCCCGCTACAACAAGTCCCTCGTCGCAACCGTCGTTGCCTTCGACAAACACTTTAACCTCGTGTTGCGGGATGCCGTGGAGTTAACAATGGTCAACAATGAGCAGAAAGAGCGCTCCATTCGGAACATGTTCTTGCGTGGCGCCTCTGTGGTGTTCATCGTGAGGTTGCCGCAGAGCACTGTATAG